A region of the Myxococcus stipitatus DSM 14675 genome:
GTCCACCGGCTTGGAGATGTAGCCCGCGGCGCCCACCAGCTCCGCCTCCCACTCGAAGCCGTAGCCCGAGATGATGATGATGGGCAGTCCCCGGGCGCGAGGCATCTTCTTCAGCGCGTCCAGGAGGCCCCAGCCACTCATCACCGGCATGCGCAGGTCCAGCAGCACCGCGGCGGGCATGTCGCCCTCCAGGTGGTCCAGCGCCTCGCGGCCGTTGGTGGCTTGGACGGTGCGGTAACCCATCTCCTCGAGGGCATCGCAGATGAGCGCGCGGTGGCTCGCATCGTCATCGACGACCAAGATGTGGGACATGGCAGGGCCTCAGAGGGGAGCTGCGGCGTCTCGGACCGCGGGATTCTATGGGCCGCAAGATGGGAACGGTGGGCCCATTCCGGAAGGGGTCGCTCCACTTTTCAACAGCCCACCGCCCTCTCGGTCCAGGGCCTCTTCCCTCGAGTCCGATGGGCACCTGTCCCGCCCGGTTCCAGGCCCCGGGTGTCGGGCGCGACACGGGGTGGACCTGCGCGACGTCCGCGGCGTGCGCGCCCGGGCTACTCCTGGGGCTTCTTCGCCGCGTCGCCGGGCTCATCCGTGCGCCGCAGATACGTGTTGTGCTCGTAGCCCTGGCGCGACAGCCGCTGTGACTCGATGGCGTCGGCGACCTTGGTGCACACCTGTCCCAGCAGGCGCAAGGACTCCGCCAGCAGCTTCTCGGCGTGGTCCTGGGCGTCTGCCGCGGCGATGGTCGTTCGCTCCTTGCGGAACAGCCCTGGCAACTTCATCCGGCTGAATCTAGGAGACCGCGACGCCCTGCGCCACCGCCTGACGCATCACCTCCCGGCCCCCAGGGACCTCCTCCTGCCGGGGAAGCGGCGGTCCCCCGCTCCCTTAACCGGATTGACCAGCCAGCAAATTTACATTTTTGAGCATTTGGCTCGGACCGTCCCCTCGAAGCGCCTCGAACTGTCGTGCAACCCGTTGGAATTCAAGGGCCTTAACGAATTTTCAAGTGAGGGGGTGACATGAAGTTAATCTGCCCCTACATTGCGGATCGTTGCACGGGCTGCGGAGGAATTGCGCATGGCTTACGACGGCGAGCTGGTGAAGATGCAGAACGGTCGCTGGGCGCGGTTCCAGCGCTGCCAGGTGTACCGCCCGGGCGTCACGGACGCGGGTGAGACGATGCTGTTGATCGCCGTGGAGCTGGAGGAGCGCTATCAGCTGCTCCTCGACGGCGCGGCGGATTCACTGGCGCAGTACCGCTACCAGGGCGTGCCCGTGCAGGTCCGGTTGGATCCGGAAGCGCAGGCCATCACCCTTCAGCCGGAAGTCGCCGCATCCGTACCCGCCGTGCATTAGTCCTGCGCTCCCCGTGAGCGTGGCGGTGCGGGTTTGACGGATTCACAACACAAAGGGCCTCGCGATTCACATCGCGGGGCCCTTCGAATTTACAGCGCCTTGCGAGGTGCGTCAGCGGCCCTGCAGCCAACGCGAGTACGCCCCGAAGTCGTAGCCACGGCCCAGAAAGTCGCGAACCAGGTCCGCCGCGTCCTTGGAGCCGCCGGGTGACAGCACCGTGTCGCGGTACCGGTGGGCGGTGGGGGTGTCCATCATCCCGTGCTGCTCGAAGGGCGTGAGCAGGTCTCTCGCGATGACGAGCGACCAGAGGTACGAGTAGTAGAGCGCGGAGTAGTCGCCGTCGAGCTGGGTGAAGGCGAGGTGCGCGTACGTCCCGTCCACCGCGCGGAACGGCAGGTAGCGCTCCTGGAGCTCCATCACGAGCGGCGTGGAGTCGTCGGTGTCCACCGGGTTGGTGTTGTCGTGGA
Encoded here:
- a CDS encoding response regulator; protein product: MSHILVVDDDASHRALICDALEEMGYRTVQATNGREALDHLEGDMPAAVLLDLRMPVMSGWGLLDALKKMPRARGLPIIIISGYGFEWEAELVGAAGYISKPVDLDKVRLTVQQIVGPPEMAFVH